Genomic segment of Andrena cerasifolii isolate SP2316 chromosome 16, iyAndCera1_principal, whole genome shotgun sequence:
CTGGAGAAGTACTACTCCACGCTTACGTATAAGCAGCTCCGGAAGTTGGCGGACTTGTACAAACTAGACTTAAGGCTGTTTGACTACTCGCTGGAGGACGTGCTGGGCTTCTCCTTGGCGTGACTCGGCGTCGCGTCGGACACCTCGGCAGAGCACGCCTCAGGCGTGCAAATAGGCGAGCCTGTACATAGGAAGTAGACTTAAATGTTCCCCCAACTGCGATATCTGTTGCGCGAGAGCAGCGCGAGTCTCGTTTCGCTTTACATAGCGGTCTCTCTGCTTGCGAGTCATCAGGAGAGCGGTAGGCTGATACGGGGAAACGACGAATTCGCCCGAGCTGTTGTCGAGGCAGCCGCCGACCCGGCAGACACGGCGCCCCTGCGGCCAAAGTCTCTTCTCTTTATCGCTgctcttttatttttatcgcgAACTTTGTGCCAAGAATGCAAGGATATAAAAACGGCTGAATGGATCGTTTCATTCGTGGCAATGAAACAACGCTTCCCAGAATGCGCAGACGCTGGAaggtctttttttttattaccagTTAGCAGTCGGGTGCCTCATAAGTCAAGCTCTGTTAGTCTTATTGCTGGAACAAACGCCATATTTACGTGCCTACGTTAGCAACGTGTACGGAACGATAAACTTACATTCCAGCGATAGCCCTTAATCGATCTGTCATTTACATTGTAAGTTACCAATCGAATAATCTTTGTATGGGTGCAATAAAGATGTATTTTGTGTAACACTCTGCCTGTAACTGACCGCGAAGGAGGTGAGAAGGTGTCGCCTCTTTGGCGTCGCGAATTTACGATTGATAATTCAATGGTGAGGAGCTACAAGTGCACGATTATACGGGCATTAAAGTCACGCGGCTCGCAGATAGGAGATTACGCAACGTCAGCTTTGGACAGGACAAGCTCGAGCATTGTACACGCGTTAAAATTAGACGGCCTGGAATGAATGATGGACGACGTTCGAGCGCATTAGTTAAAGAGCAGCTCGCTCCGCGGTCTAATCAAACGTAAAACTTCGCCGAGCGAGTCTCGCGGAGGACCGGAATAGCCCCGGCCATCGATCAAACCGAAGGACTCCCAAGCATCGACCGAATCTCGCTATATAGAAGGGTCGATTTATACCTCTGTTTATCGCGCCCGTGATGCCAATTTTAGCGGATCTGTTCCCATTCTTTAAGTGTACCAGTCCATATTCTCGCTCCGCGCTCGAGTCCCGTGTGAGATACCGCGGTGCCACACGTGAATCTGTTCGAGAAGAACGCGTGGGCGTCGTCGGGAGCGTCCTCGCTCAAAAATAATGGCCCCTCGTGCGTTTGGTGGCTACCGTCGACTCCTCTGTCACGGTGGAGTGAAATCGCACGAGCCGCATCGAAGGGAGAAGCTTTCATCCCTTGGCGAAGTTGatcgaggcacggcgttgccaccGGGTCGACCCTGGAGCCACCCCCGAGTTGTTTTCGCGTGGAAGGCGAGAATCGAACCGCAGCTTTTTCCACCGAGGCTGTATCGGATATTCACGATGCTTAATATAACTCGAGGTGGTGGAACTTTTTGGTTTCGCACACCAGTGGACGGTGGTGGGACCCGGGCTACCAATCCTGGAGCAGAAGTTACAAGGGAAGGTGCAACGTGGCATAAACGATCGGGCTGGTGGGGGATCCGACCACGGTTCCTGGAGGAATTTCGGGATTCTTTGCGGATCCTGCGCTGAGTGATCTAGTCGATGATCGGACGCAAAGTGGCGCGGTGCTTGTCATCCCCTTCTGGACCGAGCGACCCCCGAGGCTGAAGATTCCCAGTGGCCAGCTTGATATTTAAATTCTCAAACAACCTTCGAGGGACTGGTCGAGCAATACGCAGCGGCAGTTGGTGTTAATAAAATCAGCAACGACGATTGATATCGCCCGCGAACATATTAGAAGGTGGATGCAGAAGAAGATTCCTGCCGTTTCATTCAGTGCCGTGAACCTTCCGTGAAGCCTGAAAAATGCCACAGCCAGCCCACGAGGCGAAGAACATCCTGACCACCTACTTCATTCTCATTCTTCTACTGATTTGTCTCTGGTTACTGTATTCGGGACTGTTTTAACACTCAAGTACATTCCTCGGCATGGTAAGTGGATCGTCTCCGTATCTCTCTGCCCTTTCGGTGAATGATAGTGTTACCCTGGAGAGGTTGCTTCTTACCGTGGCGATCATTGAAATCTCCGCGACAAAAGCGACTTTCCATGAAAGTCTTCGATTATTCTAATACCTGGCCATTCTCGCCAATTTCAGGAGTGAAGCAAGCACCAAGGGAGCACGCCAACAGCTAGACACCCCCTCGATCGATCGCTCGGGACACATCTTCCACCGGTTTCTTCTTCCGTTCCACGTCCAGCCTGCCCAGCAACTATTTGCGCGAGAAGTCCAAAATGAACGAGTCGAGTGTACCCCATTTAAATTCTCCCCACGTTGTCCACGACTGTGAAACCCTTTCATACATTTTCTATGCAACCCTATGTATTCTTCGGCCACGGTGAACGGTCGTCGAAGAAACGGCTTGATTTCTAATAAAAGCGAGAAACGATGCAGCCTTAGCAGAAACAGTGGCGTTGGCGGTGCAGCGACGAAAGGGTAGCCAGCTCGCGGATTGTTAAAAACCGTGCGCCCCGCGGTGAAGCGCACTTCGTGGAAGTAACGGTGGCGCCTGTCGAGCTGTCGCCGGGCGCGGAAAGAATCCGTTCGCTCGGAAATAGGAGGGGAAAATACACGGCGAGTTCGCGTTCGCGGAGGAAACGTTTCGAGTATACGGAGCGACGGTTAAGAAACACGTGGGCGTTTAGCCGAGAATAGCCCCGAGACGCTTCCAGCTCTTTTCCACGCCGGTGTGCCGGCCACACGTCGGCGTACGGAGCAACCGAATCGGTATTTTCGATAGCACTCCCGAAAATAGACTTTACGAGCATCGCCTCTATCCGAACGCTGCTAAGCACGATGGCGAAACAGATTTCCTACCCTTGCCGCGTTGCGTAACCGGCCGGCGTTTATCGGCGATCGTGTTACCGATTTATTCGGTTCGGAATGTCCGGAATACTTTTACTTTATAAATAGAGCCGCGCCGGGGAACCGGGACGTTAAACGTCCGCAACGTGTCGCGGTACTTCATCCCCTTTCTCCGCGACGCAAGCGCTGTAAAGATGATTTGCTTCGTTTCGTCGCGCAGCTCCGTTTAATAGCCTCGCGTTTAACGCCCGCTAAACGTTTCATAGCGGGATCGAGTTACCGTGGGCGCGGTTCGAATGAACGTGGATGATTAATTAGACGGAGAGGCGGGAGTTCCGGTCGCAGCAAGTGCACAGGAGCGAGATGGTGATTGAGTTGGCCTGCCTCCGGGAGTCCCTGGTTCCGGACTCGGCCGAAGGTCTCCGCGCTGCGAACACCGCATCCGCGGAGGGAACATCAAAGTATTAACTCGCCGTAGTAAATATTTTTACGACCACGCACGTAAACCGCCTCTGCGGCGGTCCAGCAATCGCTCGAAATAGATCTAATTGCCGCGGAGTCTTCCTTTTCGCATGCACGTCCACTCGTTGCACAATAGATCCACCGAAGTTCTGTAAAGCCTACGGTTCCGAGGAAACGATCGATTTACGTCGCACCGCGCCGCGTGCGAATCTTTGAGGAGCTTGAAGAGAAAGGGAGACGTTTAATCGCTCGCCGAGAGTAGGACGAGGTGTTCCGACAAGTTCTTTGAGGATTAGGAAAAACTTGGCCGCGTGTTTGCGAAGTTATCGTGGGCCAGTCGCCCCTTTCCGATGGCAGAGCCGCTTCGTCGACGCGAGAAGACCGCGCGGCATATTAGGCCGAGGAAATACAGGATCTCCACGAGGCTGAGGAAGCTGCAGCCGAGGAACAGGCTGAATATCCCACCTATAGACGCTGGAAAAGAAGGCTCTTTAGAACACTCTGCTAACTTCAGACTCTAGCAACTCTTCCCTTCAAATTACCCAGCAGGTAAACTTCGTCAGCCGCGGGGAGCGTCTCCGTGATCTGATAGATCTGCGACTGCATGAACACTCTGAGCAAAGCGTTGTTGGCCGTGACGTTTTTGCTGGAACGAGGCGTGGCATCAGGCAACCGAATGTCGGAATCCGGAGCGTGGACTTACTAGGAAGCCGACAGTTCCGGCTTCAGCAGGGCTATCGAGTTCGGGTAGCCTTCGTAGATCACGTCGTCGCACGGGGTTCGGCAGGAGCACGTGAAATTGTTGTTGTGAACGTCTCGGACGATGCTTATCCGCTTGGAGTTCATCTGGATGCAGGCCAGGCCGTCCGTCTCGCAGGACTGAAAAAGAATTGCTCGTGGTGCCGCGATCACAGGTGGCGGATAGGTCTATTTACGTCGATCTGATGGAATTTCGCGATGTGGCTGTAGATGAATGGCAGGCATCCACACAGCTTGATCATGGCTCTGACTCTGCAGTTCGCGTAGCAGTTCGAGTACCGATAGACGGGGAAGTACTCGAGGATGTTCTTGTCGTTCGCGATGCACACGGCGACTACTTCGTTGGCTTTGTTACGGTGGTAAAGGTCCGCTGGCTTCTTGATTAGCTCTGGCTTTATGCCCACCTGGGAAGTTTTGAATAGTTTGTATGGATCCACTCGATTAGCTTCGTAGTGCTAGGGAAGGAAGCTGGGTGTTTTCGGAGGGACATTTCGGTGACCACTTCGGAAGCTAGTAATTTCTTAACTAAGGGTTCTACTTAGGCAGTCGGTCCTGTCTAAAACGAAGCatctctgtttcaattaattacaaagaaacaaattgaaactgagacttgttctttggaatgatgtttattaacatcataagctttaacaAACATGTTTGttgagtcaaaaatatgcattacatATGACGCTAAGGATGGATCATTAAAGTGGCTTTTTAAAGAtgttccttttttctccccgtgataattcaaaaacggaggttccaagcGATTCAAATCAAAGTGGAACATGTTCACAAAATGTTTAGTTTCGGACCGGatctaaattgaagttaatgaaaactgttgttctttatgaaaagaaagtaagacctcatcttttggggATTTGAGGAGGGTagaacctcatcaatggggtttcagtttcttttcataaagaataagagttttcatttaGGTGAAATTCCTTCGATTTAGGcacggtccgaaactacacattttgtgaacgtGTTCCactttgatttgaatcgattggaaccccCGTTTCCCAGTTATCActacaaaacaaaagaaacatttttaaaaagcttCATTAAAACAAACATGTTccttaaagcttatgatgttaataaacttgatgccaaagaacaagtcgcagtgtcaatttgtttctttgcgaTTAATTGAagcagaaatgcttcattttagacaggaacgagtgcctagtacccttaagttcAATATTATTACCTCCAGTTCGGTGGTCTTCTGCACAATGTACGCGTTGGTGTTGAGTCCCGGGAAGTCCATGCTGTGGTGAAGGAGCACCTGTTGGAGGAGCGGATAGCTAATTATTTCGATATAAATTATACTAAGATTGTATACCATGATGCTGTCACTATTCGAGACCGTCTTAGTGAATTCGTTGGACTCCTCGACGTTGTCGTCGTCGAGGGCGAATATGTCTTTCTTTATGACCAGCTTCAGCCCACTCCTTCGACCATAATCCACGGAGGTCAGGGGTTTCGGTTTCGGTTGTCCTCTAAGCACCATCAGAAGCAAAGGTGTGATAAGATCCCAACAACTACGCACCGTTAATATACTTGCTTTTCACGGCCCACGTAATCTTCGAGGAGATAGTTGAAGGAGCAGCAGAGCCCGTAGGACGTGTAGGAGATCTTGATGGACTCGGAGCAATCTATACGCTCGCTGCTCCACCAACAGCCTTCCATCACGTCCTCGCAGGGCTTGAGGAGCTTCAGGAAGTCTGTAAGACTCCAGTGGTTCGCCTCCAGTATCAGCTTCAGCGTTTCGATCTCCTTGTACTGCTTTGTCGCGTAGGGGAGCGTTATGTAGTTGCCGTATCTGCGTCGGATTTCCCACTCCCGAATTACTCGGCCCACCACCCCGAATCAGTTACAATCATCCTACGTACTTTAAAATATTCATGACGGCGTCTCTGCTCATGTTCTCGGGCACAGTGATTCCATCGAAGATCGCCAACCGTCTGTGAAGAGGAATTGGGGTCAGGGGGCAGACGGTGACGGCTGGAAACGGAGCCTCCACCATCGGATTGTAGAACGACTTTATGTAGGTGTTGGTTGGGTTGTCGTTGTAACGATGCATAAACTGTATCACCATCAAGCTTAAACCTGAAATCGTTACACCGTCACGCTAGATCCTTGCGCTCGCAACCGTCCCCCGGAACGTACAGACGAATCCAGTGAGGATAGTGCAGGCCCAGAAGATCTTGCCGAAGACACCGACCCGGATGTCGGTTTTCCCAAAGTACTGGAAACCGTGCATCGAGGTGCTCTCGAAGAAATCGTTCACCACGTCTCGAACGGTCGGCACTTTATCCCTCTTCTTGGGAGAGTCGGACGCGTCGGTGATAGCCCTCGCGTGGGCCACTTGAATCGTTTTGCCGAACGGTCGCTTCTGGACGTTCGTGTTGTCGTTGTTGAAGTATAAGAACCCTTGGTTCCTGACGGCGAATTGTTTCGACATTACCGATCGCTTAAGAACAGTTCAGAATCGAGGGCTCTCGGTGCCCGCGGTCGTTTGAAATTAGTCGCCGCGAGGGTACTGATTTCCCTCCGCGCAGGAACTCGCGTTTTTATCGGAGCCTGTCCGGGTCACGTGTGGACGTATCGCGTGAATTATTCATCGCCCCCTCTGAAATTAATCAGACCGCCGCGGCCGGCACGGCGGCCGATTTTATCGCGATTATCAGCGCGAGGGGCATCGATTTTCCGGTTCGCGTACAGGGCTCGTGTCGCTCAGATAAACGGGTGGTGGCTTAGCGtttggtattttaaaaaaacgCACGATTTAATTATTACCCGATTTGTATCACATACATGTTGTTACAATACTTTACATATATATCctcttaaaaaattatattaatttctgtGGGAACACTTTCTATCGCTTACGTATTAGAAGGAACATAGATCGATACGAACCTCCGTATCGCTTCGACTGCGACCCTGATATGCCCTTCGGTATCatctttttttgtttatttacaatTGGGGACTCGCGGAAGCAACGACGAAGAAGATAGCAACAGCGAGGGTCTATTCTACATAGcgtgtgtaaataaataatgcgcAACGAGATACAAAAGGGGGTAGCTATGTACAGGAAGATGAAGAATAGAGCTCGCGAGGTTTTATACACAATTTCGAGTCTCAACGATCCTGCGATCTACTCTGCGGTTCGACGTATTTCCTAAATCACTTTGCTTCGAGTCTGATCGACGAGCAGAAAGGTTGAGCGGCTCGAGGCGTTTCCTTTAGAAATCTTGAAACAGGGCCAGTTGTTCAGGCGGCAGAGGTGGCTGCGAGCGCCAGTCTGTCTCAGGATAATCGTCGAAACAGCTTGGGTCACCTGGCGCCTTCACTCGGGGTCTTATCGGGGGAGTTAGGGCTCTCTGGGGCACCTGTTCACGAGAAGAGTCTACGTTAAAGAAGCACATCCACCATTGAAAGATGAGAATCGAAGAATCATCTACGCTTGACCGATCGGTTAAAAGTTCGTCAATTACCAATGGCCACTCGACCAACTTGAACCAACGATGCCTCTTTACATCGTCAGCTCCCTGCCTCATGTTCCCCAGTCTCTTCGTCCTGTCAGCGACCAGGAGCTTCTTGATCAGGTCCTTGGCGATGGGGTCCATGTGCTTCGGCCACTCTATCCTTCCGCTAAGGATCTTCTCGTAGATACCGAAGGGATTGTCGTCGAAGAATGGCGG
This window contains:
- the LOC143377630 gene encoding sodium channel protein Nach; protein product: MVLRGQPKPKPLTSVDYGRRSGLKLVIKKDIFALDDDNVEESNEFTKTVSNSDSIMVLLHHSMDFPGLNTNAYIVQKTTELEVGIKPELIKKPADLYHRNKANEVVAVCIANDKNILEYFPVYRYSNCYANCRVRAMIKLCGCLPFIYSHIAKFHQIDSCETDGLACIQMNSKRISIVRDVHNNNFTCSCRTPCDDVIYEGYPNSIALLKPELSASYKNVTANNALLRVFMQSQIYQITETLPAADEVYLLASIGGIFSLFLGCSFLSLVEILYFLGLICRAVFSRRRSGSAIGKGRLAHDNFANTRPSFS
- the LOC143377631 gene encoding sodium channel protein Nach-like, which encodes MSKQFAVRNQGFLYFNNDNTNVQKRPFGKTIQVAHARAITDASDSPKKRDKVPTVRDVVNDFFESTSMHGFQYFGKTDIRVGVFGKIFWACTILTGFVCLSLMVIQFMHRYNDNPTNTYIKSFYNPMVEAPFPAVTVCPLTPIPLHRRLAIFDGITVPENMSRDAVMNILKYGNYITLPYATKQYKEIETLKLILEANHWSLTDFLKLLKPCEDVMEGCWWSSERIDCSESIKISYTSYGLCCSFNYLLEDYVGREKQVY